From the Misgurnus anguillicaudatus chromosome 17, ASM2758022v2, whole genome shotgun sequence genome, one window contains:
- the mitd1 gene encoding MIT domain-containing protein 1, with translation MSQDFLPGMESSAISVLKRAVELDHNSRFQESLVCYQEGIQLLIDVLKAVKDDSKKVHYREKIKGYMDRAEQIKNHVNKLKEEGKYHEQVKIPDNSTGFSYESLFKPYIRDGLTEVWVEDPYVRHIHQLYNFLRFCEMLLKGPCQVKIIHLLTSQDDDSSFQQVSALEEIKQSLQSQNICLDIQYSSTIHDREIRFNNGWIIKIGRGLDYFKKPKGRFSIGYCDYDLRECHETTVDIFHTKHTKTT, from the exons ATGAGTCAAGATTTTCTCCCAGGGATGGAGAGCTCGGCTATTTCCGTCCTGAAAAGGGCTGTGGAGCTCGATCACAACTCCCGCTTTCAAGAATCACTGGTGTGCTACCAGGAGGGGATCCAGCTACTGATTGATGTACTGAAAG CTGTTAAAGATGACTCAAAGAAGGTTCACTATAGAGAGAAGATCAAGGGATACATGGACCGAGCAGAACAGATTAAAAATCACGTGAACAAGTTGAAAGAAG AGGGCAAATATCACGAGCAGGTTAAGATACCTGACAATTCCACTGGTTTTAGTTATGAATCCCTCTTCAAACCATACATCAGAGATGGGCTGACAGAAGTCTGGGTGGAAGACCCTTATGTACGGCATATCCATCAG TTGTATAATTTTCTTCGCTTCTGTGAAATGCTGCTGAAAGGCCCTTGTCAAGTAAAGATTATTCACCTCCTTACCTCACAGGATGAC GACAGCTCCTTTCAGCAAGTCAGTGCCCTGGAAGAGATAAAGCAGTCACTACAGagtcaaaatatttgtttggacATTCAGTACTCCTCTACTATTCATGACAGAGAGATCAG GTTTAATAATGGTTGGATTATTAAGATCGGCAGAGGCCTTGATTATTTTAAGAAACCAAAG gGTCGCTTCTCCATAGGATACTGTGATTATGATTTAAGAGAGTGTCATGAGACTACCGTGGACATTTTTCATACAAAACACACTAAGACGACATAG